The proteins below are encoded in one region of Nocardioides marmorisolisilvae:
- the istA gene encoding IS21 family transposase, producing the protein MKSAEEIMEILDAYDLTGSFRDAGELAGCSHHTVKHYVDRRAAGGELDQTAARLQLIDEYLPKVEEWVERSFGKVRADVAHEKLVALGYKGSERTTRRAVAKVKASYRSGRVRVHRPWVTEPGMWLQYDYGDGPVVDGVKTVLFVAWLAWSRFRVVLPLRDKTMPSVFAALDVTFRRLGGVPTYVLTDNEKTVTVEHIAGIPVRNQQLVTFAEHYSVVVHTCVPADPASKGGTEASVKISKADLVPKDTNLREEYASFAELEAACEAFCEKVNTRAHRTTKRPPIEMLAEERARLHPVPARAHTVAFGTTRMVPANTPMVMFESGQYSVPHTLLGATVWVRTHGVGEDEWVVIVHVGDDGPIEVARHRRATPGTPKIDDGHFPPQPSGPLDRQPRAKNAAESEFLDLGEGARLWLVEAAAAGTPRMRVKMTEALALAKLFDPVEVDWALGHAAVHGRFAEADLSSILDHHARQPGTGEHRASEDSSLTQGTAAWARLGQRSTADGDGEVTR; encoded by the coding sequence CCAGACCGCAGCCCGGCTGCAGTTGATCGATGAGTACCTGCCCAAGGTCGAGGAGTGGGTCGAGCGGTCGTTCGGGAAGGTCCGTGCCGATGTCGCCCACGAGAAGCTCGTGGCGTTGGGCTACAAGGGTTCGGAACGCACCACACGCCGCGCGGTCGCTAAAGTCAAGGCGTCCTATCGCTCTGGTCGGGTGCGGGTGCACCGGCCCTGGGTCACCGAGCCGGGGATGTGGCTGCAGTACGACTACGGCGACGGCCCGGTCGTCGACGGCGTCAAGACGGTGCTGTTCGTGGCGTGGCTGGCGTGGTCGCGGTTCCGGGTCGTGCTGCCGTTGCGTGACAAGACGATGCCGTCCGTGTTCGCCGCGCTGGACGTCACGTTCCGCCGACTCGGTGGAGTGCCGACCTACGTGCTGACCGACAACGAGAAGACCGTCACGGTCGAGCACATCGCCGGGATCCCGGTCAGGAACCAGCAGTTGGTCACCTTCGCCGAGCACTACTCGGTCGTGGTGCACACCTGTGTGCCCGCGGATCCGGCGTCCAAGGGCGGCACCGAGGCGTCGGTGAAGATCAGCAAGGCCGACCTCGTCCCCAAGGACACCAACCTGCGGGAGGAGTACGCGAGTTTCGCTGAGCTCGAGGCGGCCTGCGAGGCGTTCTGCGAGAAGGTCAACACCCGTGCCCACCGGACGACGAAGCGGCCGCCGATCGAGATGCTCGCCGAGGAACGAGCTCGGCTGCACCCCGTTCCGGCGCGAGCGCACACGGTCGCGTTCGGCACCACCCGCATGGTGCCGGCGAACACCCCGATGGTGATGTTCGAGTCCGGCCAGTACTCGGTCCCACACACCCTGCTCGGTGCAACAGTGTGGGTCCGCACCCACGGGGTCGGTGAGGACGAGTGGGTCGTCATCGTTCATGTCGGCGACGACGGTCCGATCGAGGTCGCCCGCCACCGTCGCGCCACGCCGGGAACGCCGAAGATCGATGACGGGCACTTCCCGCCCCAGCCGTCCGGCCCGCTGGACCGCCAGCCCCGAGCGAAGAACGCCGCGGAGTCGGAGTTCCTCGACCTGGGTGAGGGGGCCCGGCTGTGGTTGGTCGAGGCGGCTGCCGCGGGCACGCCGCGGATGCGGGTCAAGATGACCGAGGCGCTCGCGTTGGCCAAGTTGTTCGACCCCGTCGAGGTCGACTGGGCACTGGGCCACGCCGCGGTCCATGGCCGGTTCGCCGAGGCCGACCTCTCTTCGATCCTGGACCACCACGCCCGGCAGCCCGGCACAGGTGAGCATCGTGCCAGCGAGGACTCCTCGCTGACCCAGGGCACCGCCGCGTGGGCACGGCTCGGCCAGCGGTCCACCGCGGACGGCGACGGCGAGGTGACCCGATGA